The Amycolatopsis viridis genome window below encodes:
- a CDS encoding DUF4260 family protein, translating into MTRIAWALAAAVLLAFAVFEVVQHGGWALGALLLGLIGPDLTFLIGIGAPVVERGALPRPVVPFYNAAHHWAGPAVLLVVFSLVTSPAAFTLGLAWLAHIAVDRVFGYGLRTAEGRQRTAA; encoded by the coding sequence GTGACACGCATCGCCTGGGCCCTGGCCGCCGCCGTCCTGCTCGCGTTCGCCGTGTTCGAGGTGGTCCAGCACGGCGGGTGGGCCCTTGGCGCCCTGCTGCTCGGGCTCATCGGGCCGGACCTGACGTTCCTCATCGGGATCGGCGCCCCGGTCGTCGAGCGCGGAGCCCTGCCACGGCCGGTCGTGCCGTTCTACAACGCGGCCCACCACTGGGCCGGGCCGGCGGTCCTGCTCGTGGTCTTCAGCCTCGTCACGAGCCCGGCCGCGTTCACCCTCGGTCTCGCCTGGCTCGCGCACATCGCGGTGGACCGCGTCTTCGGCTACGGTCTGCGCACGGCCGAGGGCCGTCAGCGGACGGCCGCGTGA
- a CDS encoding DUF4233 domain-containing protein has product MSEEKTVRPPAKDPMKSFRGVMAGTLICEAITVGLALPVIANLGGGIGTLAGWGIIVIAVLHVLLCGVLKRRWAVPAILVLQVALVVYFVEQVAIGIIGLLFLAFWLWALWLRNDVARRMAEGRLPSQQQ; this is encoded by the coding sequence GTGAGCGAGGAGAAGACGGTGCGGCCGCCGGCGAAGGACCCGATGAAGTCCTTCCGCGGCGTGATGGCCGGCACGCTGATCTGCGAGGCGATCACGGTCGGCCTCGCGTTGCCGGTGATCGCGAACCTGGGCGGCGGGATCGGCACCCTCGCCGGCTGGGGGATCATCGTGATCGCCGTGCTGCACGTGCTCCTGTGCGGCGTCCTCAAGCGGCGCTGGGCGGTGCCGGCGATCCTGGTGCTGCAGGTCGCGCTGGTCGTGTACTTCGTCGAGCAGGTCGCGATCGGCATCATCGGCCTGTTGTTCCTGGCGTTCTGGCTGTGGGCGCTGTGGCTGCGCAACGACGTCGCCCGGCGCATGGCCGAGGGACGGCTGCCCAGCCAGCAGCAGTAG
- a CDS encoding long-chain-fatty-acid--CoA ligase, whose translation MTNLAHILTSTARRQPEAPALRLGDAVLSYAALDEASGRVAGRLHAEGLQAGDRVCVMLPNVLPFAVLYYGVLRAGGVVVPMNPMLKAREVEHYLTDSGATRLFVLGGVADEAGKAAAAAGMPCTVVDPATFLTGLTGPVEHDVAARDDGDPAVILYTSGTTGRPKGAVLTHANVRSNVATVAGRMLDLRPSDVVLGCLPLFHTFGQACALNASVHRGACLVLVPRFEPEAVLDAIERFGVTVFEGVPTMYGALLQHPRAAGIDASTLRMCVSGGAALPVEVLRGFEDTFGCAVLEGYGLSETSPVVTFNHPDRPRKAGSIGTPIEGVEVRLLDPDGAEVEPGEVGEIAVRGPNVMRGYWNLPEATAEAIPDGWLRTGDLARQDEDGYYFIVDRKKDLIIRGGYNVYPREVEEVLYEHPDVAEAAVIGVPHPTHGQEVAAAVALKPGATTTADDLRDYVKERVAAYKYPRQVWLVPELPKGPTGKILKREIAARA comes from the coding sequence ATGACGAATCTCGCGCACATCCTGACCAGCACCGCCCGGCGGCAGCCGGAGGCACCCGCGCTGCGCCTGGGCGACGCCGTGCTGAGCTACGCCGCCCTGGACGAGGCCAGTGGCCGCGTGGCCGGCCGGTTGCACGCCGAGGGGCTGCAGGCCGGCGACCGCGTGTGCGTGATGCTGCCGAACGTCCTGCCGTTCGCCGTCCTCTACTACGGCGTCCTGCGTGCCGGCGGCGTGGTCGTGCCGATGAACCCGATGCTCAAGGCCCGCGAGGTGGAGCATTACCTGACCGACTCCGGCGCCACCCGGCTGTTCGTCCTCGGCGGGGTCGCCGACGAGGCGGGCAAGGCCGCCGCCGCGGCCGGCATGCCCTGCACGGTCGTCGACCCGGCCACGTTCCTGACCGGTCTCACCGGGCCGGTGGAGCACGACGTCGCGGCCCGTGACGACGGCGACCCGGCGGTCATCCTCTACACCTCGGGCACCACCGGGCGGCCCAAGGGCGCCGTCCTCACCCACGCCAACGTGCGCAGCAACGTCGCCACCGTGGCCGGGCGGATGCTGGACCTGCGGCCCTCCGATGTCGTCCTGGGTTGCCTGCCCCTGTTCCACACGTTCGGGCAGGCGTGCGCGCTCAACGCGTCGGTCCACCGCGGCGCCTGCCTGGTCCTGGTGCCGCGGTTCGAGCCGGAGGCCGTGCTGGACGCGATCGAACGGTTCGGGGTCACCGTCTTCGAGGGGGTGCCCACCATGTACGGGGCCCTGTTGCAGCACCCCCGCGCCGCCGGGATCGACGCGAGCACCCTGCGCATGTGCGTCTCCGGTGGCGCGGCCCTGCCCGTCGAGGTCCTGCGCGGGTTCGAGGACACCTTCGGCTGCGCGGTCCTCGAAGGCTACGGCCTGTCCGAGACCTCGCCGGTCGTCACCTTCAACCACCCGGACCGGCCGCGCAAGGCCGGCTCGATCGGCACGCCGATCGAGGGGGTCGAGGTGCGCCTGCTCGATCCCGACGGCGCCGAGGTCGAGCCCGGCGAGGTCGGGGAGATCGCGGTGCGCGGGCCGAACGTGATGCGCGGCTACTGGAACCTGCCGGAGGCCACGGCCGAGGCGATCCCGGACGGCTGGCTGCGCACCGGCGACCTCGCCCGGCAGGACGAGGACGGCTACTACTTCATCGTCGACCGGAAGAAGGACCTGATCATCCGTGGTGGCTACAACGTGTACCCGCGGGAGGTCGAGGAGGTCCTCTACGAGCACCCGGACGTGGCCGAGGCCGCGGTGATCGGCGTGCCGCACCCCACGCACGGGCAGGAGGTCGCGGCCGCGGTCGCGCTCAAGCCCGGCGCCACCACCACCGCGGACGACCTGCGTGACTACGTCAAGGAACGCGTCGCCGCGTACAAGTACCCGCGGCAGGTGTGGCTGGTGCCGGAGCTGCCGAAGGGGCCGACCGGCAAGATCCTCAAGCGGGAGATCGCCGCACGGGCGTAG
- a CDS encoding class I SAM-dependent methyltransferase yields MPFDHNHAYHRLLLRQVPAGARTALDVGCGAGRFARRLAAAGLEVDGLDPSGEMIGIAQALGPATITYRHGDVTTAELGRYDFISCLASLHHVPFETVTKLRAALNPGGVLAVLGLAKPRSIADWVKWGLLAPPVNLAARLVVAAGDQLNGGPDPVAAAPVQGWDTTMTQVRRESARLLPGSTVQPLLFFRYLLLYRA; encoded by the coding sequence ATGCCGTTCGACCACAACCACGCCTACCACCGGCTGCTGCTGCGACAGGTGCCCGCCGGGGCCCGCACCGCGCTGGACGTCGGCTGCGGCGCCGGGCGGTTCGCCCGCCGCCTCGCCGCGGCCGGCCTGGAGGTGGACGGTCTCGACCCGTCCGGGGAGATGATCGGGATCGCGCAGGCGCTCGGGCCGGCCACGATCACCTACCGGCACGGGGACGTCACCACCGCCGAGCTGGGCCGGTACGACTTCATCTCGTGCCTGGCGTCGCTGCACCACGTGCCGTTCGAGACGGTGACGAAGCTGCGCGCGGCGCTCAACCCGGGCGGGGTGCTGGCGGTGCTGGGACTGGCGAAGCCGCGCTCGATCGCGGACTGGGTGAAGTGGGGCCTGCTGGCGCCGCCGGTCAACCTCGCGGCCCGGCTCGTCGTGGCGGCCGGAGACCAGCTCAACGGCGGCCCGGACCCGGTGGCGGCCGCCCCGGTGCAGGGCTGGGACACGACGATGACCCAGGTGCGGCGCGAGTCCGCGCGACTGCTGCCCGGGAGCACCGTGCAGCCGTTGTTGTTCTTCCGCTACCTGCTGCTCTACCGGGCCTGA
- the ndk gene encoding nucleoside-diphosphate kinase, whose translation MSERTLVLVKPDGVQRGLVGEVISRIERKGLKLAALELRTVERSVAEEHYAEHKDKPFFGDLLEFITSGPVVAIAVEGVRAIAAFRQLAGGTDPVEKATPGTLRGDYGLETQFNLVHGSDSPESAERELKLWFPDL comes from the coding sequence GTGAGTGAACGCACGCTGGTCCTGGTCAAGCCCGACGGCGTACAGCGCGGCCTCGTCGGCGAGGTCATCTCGCGCATCGAGCGCAAGGGGCTGAAGCTGGCCGCGCTCGAGCTGCGCACCGTCGAGCGTTCGGTCGCCGAGGAGCACTACGCCGAGCACAAGGACAAGCCGTTCTTCGGCGACCTGCTGGAGTTCATCACCTCCGGCCCGGTCGTGGCGATCGCGGTCGAGGGCGTGCGGGCGATCGCGGCCTTCCGGCAGCTCGCCGGCGGCACCGACCCGGTGGAGAAGGCCACCCCCGGCACCCTGCGCGGGGACTACGGACTGGAGACCCAGTTCAACCTGGTGCACGGCTCGGACTCGCCCGAGTCGGCCGAGCGCGAGCTGAAGCTCTGGTTCCCCGACCTGTGA
- a CDS encoding SGNH/GDSL hydrolase family protein, producing MRRTLLVLVVAACTLLATTVTASAAPQVRHHRHYQHYTALGDSYTAGPLIPLQRLDPVGCLRSTSNYPSLLAIALRVGSFTDVSCSGADTHDMVAPQDVVLGPNPPQLDALRPDTDLVTLGIGGNDYSVFGTIVGTCPGLRDSDPAGNPCERHFTVDGVDTIKARLPRTQANVTAVLGEIHDRAPDADVLVIGYPRIAPPSGTCPAVLPFADGDYAWLNSVEEELNAALAKAAADDGHASYVDTFTPSLGHDACAPPGRAWINGKDLKPWAANYHPFFTGMQGVAAVTYAHLRD from the coding sequence ATGCGCCGCACCCTGCTCGTCCTCGTGGTCGCCGCCTGCACGCTGCTCGCCACCACGGTCACCGCCTCCGCCGCGCCCCAGGTCCGGCATCACCGGCACTACCAGCACTACACAGCCCTCGGCGACTCCTACACGGCCGGTCCGCTGATCCCGTTGCAGCGCCTGGACCCGGTCGGCTGCCTGCGCTCCACCAGCAACTACCCGTCGCTGCTGGCGATCGCGTTGCGCGTCGGCTCGTTCACGGACGTGTCGTGCAGCGGCGCGGACACCCACGACATGGTCGCCCCGCAGGACGTGGTCCTCGGCCCGAACCCGCCCCAGCTGGACGCCCTGCGGCCGGACACCGACCTGGTCACGCTCGGCATCGGCGGCAACGACTACAGCGTGTTCGGCACGATCGTCGGCACCTGCCCCGGCCTGCGGGACTCGGACCCGGCCGGCAACCCGTGCGAGCGGCACTTCACGGTGGACGGCGTGGACACCATCAAGGCCCGGCTGCCGCGGACGCAGGCGAACGTCACCGCGGTGCTCGGCGAGATCCACGACCGGGCGCCGGATGCCGACGTGCTGGTGATCGGGTACCCGCGCATCGCGCCGCCGTCGGGCACCTGCCCGGCCGTCCTGCCCTTCGCCGACGGCGACTACGCGTGGCTCAACAGCGTCGAGGAGGAGCTGAACGCGGCGCTGGCGAAGGCGGCCGCCGACGACGGGCACGCGTCCTACGTGGACACCTTCACCCCGTCGCTCGGTCACGACGCGTGCGCCCCGCCGGGGCGGGCGTGGATCAACGGCAAGGACCTCAAGCCGTGGGCGGCGAACTACCACCCGTTCTTCACCGGGATGCAGGGCGTCGCCGCGGTGACGTACGCGCACCTACGCGATTGA
- a CDS encoding alkaline phosphatase D family protein, with the protein MTEQTRRSALRTGLVGAGVLAAGALGSPAAGAALVRPDRPVLTHGIQSGDVTTNSALVWTRADRPSRMVVEVSRDPSFRHVRTLRGPLLTPDTGGTGKLRIPALAPGTEVHYRVTAESLDGRTTSEPLTGTFKTAPAGRSDVRLTWSGDVAGQGWGINPDIGGMTAYAAMLARRPDLFLHSGDTVYADGPLSEKVTLPDGRVWRNVVTPEKSKVAETLDEYRGQFAYNMLDANVRAFTAAVPSYVQWDDHEVTNNWYPGEILDLPQYTEKRVDVLAARAFQAFHEWQPIDPRRAVDGRVYRSFPYGSRLEVFVLDMRSYKDANTADQSKPGHILGEKQAQWLVDGLSRSRATWKIVQADLPIGLAVLDGSGIEGVANNRPGTPAGRESEIAWVLRELAKRKVRNVVWLTADVHYTAAHHYSPDRAAVGDFDPFWEFVSGPLHAGAFGPNTLDPTFGPEAVFVHAPPAANASPMAGFQHFGEININGRTGELRVDLRDGAGAALWSTTLEPQRSPGQ; encoded by the coding sequence ATGACCGAACAGACCCGCCGTTCCGCCCTCAGAACCGGCCTCGTCGGTGCCGGTGTCCTCGCCGCCGGTGCCCTCGGCAGCCCCGCCGCGGGCGCCGCCCTCGTCCGCCCGGACCGCCCGGTGCTCACCCACGGCATCCAGTCCGGCGACGTGACCACGAACTCGGCGCTGGTGTGGACGCGCGCCGACCGCCCGTCCCGGATGGTCGTCGAGGTCTCGCGCGACCCGTCGTTCCGGCACGTGCGCACCCTCCGGGGCCCGCTGCTCACCCCGGACACCGGCGGCACCGGCAAGCTGCGGATCCCCGCGCTCGCGCCGGGCACCGAGGTGCACTACCGCGTCACCGCCGAATCGCTCGACGGCCGCACCACCAGCGAGCCGCTCACCGGCACCTTCAAGACCGCCCCCGCCGGCCGCAGCGACGTGCGGCTGACCTGGTCCGGCGACGTCGCCGGGCAGGGCTGGGGCATCAACCCCGACATCGGCGGGATGACCGCCTACGCCGCGATGCTCGCCCGCCGCCCCGACCTGTTCCTGCACAGCGGGGACACCGTCTACGCCGACGGCCCGCTCAGCGAGAAGGTGACGCTGCCCGACGGGCGGGTGTGGCGCAACGTCGTCACCCCGGAGAAGAGCAAGGTCGCCGAGACCCTCGACGAGTACCGCGGGCAGTTCGCCTACAACATGCTCGACGCCAACGTCCGTGCCTTCACCGCCGCCGTCCCCAGCTACGTGCAGTGGGACGACCACGAGGTGACCAACAACTGGTACCCCGGCGAGATCCTGGACCTGCCGCAGTACACCGAGAAGCGCGTCGACGTCCTCGCCGCCCGGGCGTTCCAGGCGTTCCACGAGTGGCAGCCGATCGACCCGCGGCGCGCGGTCGACGGCCGGGTGTACCGCAGCTTCCCCTACGGCTCGCGGCTCGAGGTGTTCGTCCTCGACATGCGCAGCTACAAGGACGCCAACACCGCCGACCAGAGCAAGCCCGGGCACATCCTGGGCGAGAAGCAGGCGCAGTGGCTGGTGGACGGGCTCAGCCGCAGCCGCGCCACCTGGAAGATCGTGCAGGCCGACTTGCCGATCGGCCTCGCGGTGCTCGACGGCTCCGGCATCGAGGGCGTGGCGAACAACCGGCCCGGCACCCCGGCCGGCCGGGAGAGCGAAATCGCGTGGGTGCTGCGGGAACTGGCGAAGCGTAAGGTGCGCAACGTGGTGTGGCTGACCGCGGACGTGCACTACACCGCGGCGCACCACTATTCGCCCGACCGGGCCGCGGTAGGCGATTTCGACCCGTTCTGGGAATTCGTTTCCGGCCCGCTGCACGCCGGCGCGTTCGGCCCGAACACCCTCGATCCGACGTTCGGCCCGGAGGCGGTCTTCGTGCACGCCCCGCCCGCGGCGAACGCGTCGCCGATGGCCGGTTTCCAGCATTTCGGCGAAATCAACATCAACGGGCGCACCGGTGAACTGCGGGTCGATCTCCGCGACGGCGCGGGTGCCGCGCTCTGGTCGACGACCCTGGAACCGCAGCGCTCACCAGGCCAGTAG
- a CDS encoding DUF2277 domain-containing protein, translated as MCRNITVLRGLEPSATAEEIEAAARQYVRKVSGVQTLSEATRGPFEQAVAEVAATTTRLLAELPPRRQPPATVPPLRRPEVQARIAARQAR; from the coding sequence ATGTGCCGAAACATCACGGTGCTCCGGGGCCTGGAACCGTCGGCGACGGCCGAGGAGATCGAGGCCGCCGCGCGCCAGTACGTCCGCAAGGTGAGCGGTGTGCAGACCCTCTCCGAGGCGACGCGCGGCCCGTTCGAGCAAGCGGTGGCCGAGGTCGCCGCGACCACCACCCGGCTGCTCGCGGAGCTCCCCCCGCGCCGGCAGCCCCCGGCGACCGTCCCGCCGCTGCGCCGCCCGGAGGTCCAGGCTCGGATCGCGGCGCGTCAGGCCCGGTAG
- the folC gene encoding bifunctional tetrahydrofolate synthase/dihydrofolate synthase, producing MTSGEDEEYPAELSSGGNFVAGPLPDDPAEADPVDLEEIERQARRELLRVEAELNQRWPETKIEPSLDRIAALMTVLGDPQKTYPVLHVAGTNGKGSVTRMIDALLSRLGLRVGRYTSPHLQLVTERIAVDGAPIPASKYVDIYRDIEPYIGMVDGAGGPRMSKFEVLTGMAFAAFADAPVDAAVIETGMGGTWDATNVADGQVAVVTPVGLDHTEYLGSELGQIAGEKAGIIKPGSVAILAEQEPEAQRVLLERTVEVDATVARAGSEFGVLRREIAVGGQMLTLQGLGGVYDEIFLPLHGAHQANNALLALAAVEAFFGAGKDRRLDIDAVREAFAAVELPGRLERVRAAPTVLLDAAHNPHGARALAAAIEEEFAFRKLTAVIGVLADKDVRGVLEALEPVVSDVVVTKNSSPRAMPLDELNELALAVFGEDRVVAESSLDAAVETAVTLVEESDDPGEPLAGGGVLITGSVVTVGDARTLFGKEPA from the coding sequence GTGACATCGGGCGAGGACGAGGAGTACCCGGCGGAGCTGTCCAGCGGGGGCAACTTCGTGGCCGGTCCGCTCCCCGATGACCCGGCCGAGGCCGACCCGGTCGACCTCGAGGAGATCGAGCGCCAGGCCCGCCGCGAGCTGCTGCGCGTGGAGGCCGAGCTGAACCAGCGGTGGCCGGAGACGAAGATCGAGCCGTCGCTGGACCGGATCGCCGCGCTGATGACCGTGCTGGGTGATCCGCAGAAGACCTACCCGGTGCTGCACGTGGCCGGCACCAACGGCAAGGGCTCCGTCACCCGCATGATCGACGCGTTGCTGTCCCGGCTCGGGCTGCGGGTGGGCCGCTACACGAGCCCGCACCTGCAACTGGTCACCGAGCGCATCGCCGTGGACGGTGCCCCGATTCCCGCGTCGAAGTACGTCGACATCTACCGCGACATCGAGCCCTACATCGGCATGGTGGACGGCGCCGGCGGTCCGAGGATGAGCAAGTTCGAGGTGCTCACCGGCATGGCGTTCGCCGCGTTCGCGGACGCCCCGGTCGACGCGGCGGTGATCGAGACGGGCATGGGCGGGACCTGGGACGCCACGAACGTCGCCGACGGTCAGGTCGCGGTCGTCACCCCGGTCGGGCTCGACCACACGGAGTACCTGGGCAGCGAGCTCGGCCAGATCGCGGGGGAGAAGGCCGGGATCATCAAGCCGGGCAGCGTCGCGATCCTCGCCGAGCAGGAGCCCGAGGCGCAGCGCGTGCTGCTGGAGCGGACGGTCGAGGTGGATGCCACCGTCGCCCGCGCGGGCAGCGAGTTCGGCGTGCTGCGGCGGGAGATCGCGGTCGGCGGGCAGATGCTGACCCTGCAGGGTCTCGGCGGGGTCTACGACGAGATCTTCCTTCCCCTGCACGGCGCGCACCAGGCGAACAACGCGTTGCTGGCGCTGGCCGCGGTCGAGGCGTTCTTCGGCGCGGGCAAGGACCGCAGGCTCGACATCGACGCGGTGCGCGAGGCGTTCGCCGCGGTGGAGCTCCCGGGCCGCCTGGAGCGCGTGCGCGCCGCGCCGACCGTGCTGCTCGACGCGGCGCACAACCCGCACGGTGCGCGGGCGTTGGCCGCCGCGATCGAGGAGGAGTTCGCGTTCCGCAAGCTCACCGCGGTGATCGGGGTGCTGGCGGACAAGGACGTGCGTGGTGTCCTGGAGGCGCTCGAGCCGGTGGTCTCCGACGTCGTGGTCACCAAGAACAGCTCGCCGCGGGCGATGCCGCTGGACGAGCTGAACGAGCTGGCGCTGGCGGTCTTCGGCGAGGACCGCGTGGTCGCCGAGTCCAGTTTGGACGCGGCGGTGGAGACCGCGGTGACCCTGGTCGAGGAGAGCGACGACCCGGGCGAGCCGCTCGCCGGTGGTGGTGTGCTGATCACGGGTTCGGTGGTCACGGTGGGGGACGCGCGGACGTTGTTCGGGAAGGAGCCGGCGTGA
- a CDS encoding ATP-binding protein: MDHLSVLERGPPMDTTPSPSGCTETSLHCRWPASPWNVTALRDELVRWAQDLDLPGHLAHAIGLAGYEALTNSATHAYPEGTDGPVELHASRDHDLIAVTVLDRGRWRPPPPGRSMFDGHGLRLIRGLAGHVEVMATEEGTTVSMTWQLPHDRGDARSIA; this comes from the coding sequence TTGGACCACCTGTCCGTGCTCGAACGGGGGCCGCCGATGGACACGACGCCCAGTCCATCAGGGTGCACCGAAACCAGCCTGCACTGCCGCTGGCCCGCCTCGCCGTGGAACGTCACCGCCCTGCGGGACGAGCTGGTGCGGTGGGCGCAGGACCTCGACCTCCCGGGTCACCTCGCGCACGCGATCGGCCTCGCCGGCTACGAGGCGCTGACGAACTCCGCCACCCACGCCTACCCCGAAGGCACGGACGGCCCGGTCGAGCTGCACGCCAGCCGCGACCACGACCTGATCGCGGTCACCGTCCTCGACCGCGGCCGCTGGCGGCCGCCCCCGCCGGGCCGCTCGATGTTCGACGGGCACGGCCTGCGGCTCATCCGCGGGCTGGCCGGGCACGTCGAGGTCATGGCGACCGAGGAGGGCACCACCGTGTCGATGACCTGGCAGCTGCCGCACGACCGCGGGGACGCGCGATCAATCGCGTAG
- a CDS encoding acyl-CoA dehydrogenase family protein, whose product MTKPDPRDLLGIRDLLTDEEREIADTVRTFVRKEVTDHAGQWFEDATFPKHLVPQLGEMGLLGMHLTGYGCAGTSATAYGLACLELEAGDSGLRSFVSVQGSLAMFPIWKYGSDEQKDRWLPAMARGEAIGCFGLTEPDRGSDPGDMRTFAKRDGGDWILNGAKMWITNGTLADVAVVWARTDEGVRGFVVPTDTPGFTAREIKHKLSLRMSATAELSFDDLRLPGDAVLPGVTGLKGPLSCLSEARFGILFGALGAARACYESALDYAATREQFGRPIGGFQLTQQKLVGMALELNKGLLLAVHLGRRKDGGDLPPELVSFGKLNNVRTAIDIARTARTILAANGISLEYPVLRHANNLESVLTYEGTEEIHTLVLGQLLTGQSAYR is encoded by the coding sequence ATGACGAAGCCCGACCCCCGCGACCTGCTCGGCATCCGCGACCTGCTGACCGACGAGGAACGCGAGATCGCGGACACGGTGCGGACCTTCGTGCGCAAGGAGGTCACCGACCACGCCGGCCAGTGGTTCGAGGACGCCACCTTCCCGAAGCACCTGGTCCCCCAGCTCGGCGAGATGGGGCTGCTCGGCATGCACCTGACCGGCTACGGCTGCGCCGGCACCAGCGCCACCGCCTACGGCCTGGCCTGCCTGGAGCTGGAGGCCGGTGACAGCGGGCTGCGCAGCTTCGTGTCGGTGCAGGGATCGCTGGCGATGTTCCCGATCTGGAAGTACGGCTCGGACGAGCAGAAGGACCGCTGGCTGCCGGCGATGGCGCGCGGCGAGGCCATCGGCTGCTTCGGCCTCACCGAGCCCGACCGCGGCTCCGACCCGGGCGACATGCGCACCTTCGCCAAGCGGGACGGCGGCGACTGGATCCTCAACGGCGCCAAGATGTGGATCACCAACGGCACGCTCGCCGACGTCGCGGTGGTGTGGGCGCGCACGGACGAGGGCGTGCGCGGGTTCGTGGTGCCCACGGACACGCCGGGCTTCACCGCGCGGGAGATCAAGCACAAGCTGTCCCTGCGGATGTCGGCCACCGCCGAGCTGTCCTTCGACGACCTGCGGCTGCCCGGCGACGCCGTGCTGCCCGGCGTGACGGGGTTGAAGGGGCCGCTGTCCTGCCTGTCCGAGGCGCGGTTCGGGATCCTGTTCGGTGCGCTGGGCGCGGCCCGGGCCTGTTATGAGAGCGCGCTCGACTACGCGGCGACGCGGGAGCAGTTCGGGCGCCCGATCGGCGGGTTCCAGCTCACCCAGCAGAAGCTCGTCGGGATGGCGCTGGAGCTGAACAAGGGCCTGCTGCTCGCGGTGCACCTGGGCCGGCGCAAGGACGGCGGCGACCTCCCGCCCGAGCTGGTCAGCTTCGGCAAGCTGAACAACGTCCGCACCGCGATCGACATCGCCCGCACCGCGCGCACGATCCTCGCGGCGAACGGGATCAGCCTCGAGTACCCGGTGCTGCGGCACGCCAACAACCTGGAGAGCGTGCTGACCTACGAGGGCACCGAAGAGATCCACACGCTGGTGCTCGGCCAGCTGCTGACCGGGCAGAGCGCCTACCGCTGA
- a CDS encoding amidase, which produces MHEEVYALTSDFGAYVERFPHPETGTPLAVKDFLDVAGQTTRNGTPGLGHHVAVEDSDAVARLRAAGYVPVARTTVPELAWSSRTPGCRNPWAPDRDAGGSSGGSAVAVALGDVPVALGTDTGGSIRIPAALCGVAGLRPTHGTVPMRGVTPLTPSMDTVGPIAATAADCLAVHRILAGTAEPAPDTVAGLRLGWPEHLWGTKIDPEVLRIIESAAGTLRAAGAEIVPVELPLGHRYARTAGFTTMLFESARQWWRAYTEDPSGLRGRAIGQLKAGTEVTQEDYDAARARAREIAAEVDAAFTEVDALLMPTLPVTAAPADTETVEVGGREEPLENAYYRLTALASVSGHPALTVPAGLTEAGLPVGAQLVGPRRREALLCLLGGVIEAGPPARALARARTGRTRP; this is translated from the coding sequence GTGCACGAGGAGGTGTACGCGCTGACTTCCGACTTCGGCGCCTACGTCGAGCGCTTCCCCCATCCGGAGACCGGAACGCCCTTGGCTGTCAAGGACTTCCTCGACGTGGCCGGCCAGACGACGCGCAACGGCACGCCCGGTCTGGGTCACCACGTCGCGGTCGAGGACTCCGACGCCGTCGCCCGGCTGCGTGCGGCGGGTTACGTGCCCGTCGCGCGGACCACCGTGCCCGAGCTGGCCTGGTCGTCGCGGACGCCGGGGTGCCGCAACCCGTGGGCCCCCGACCGCGACGCCGGCGGGTCCAGCGGCGGGTCGGCCGTCGCGGTCGCCCTCGGGGACGTGCCGGTCGCGCTGGGCACCGACACCGGTGGCTCGATCCGCATCCCGGCCGCGCTCTGCGGGGTCGCCGGGCTACGGCCGACGCACGGCACCGTGCCGATGCGCGGGGTGACGCCACTGACGCCGTCGATGGACACCGTCGGGCCGATCGCCGCCACCGCCGCGGACTGCCTGGCGGTGCACCGCATCCTGGCCGGGACCGCGGAACCCGCGCCGGACACCGTGGCGGGGCTGCGGCTCGGGTGGCCGGAGCACCTGTGGGGCACCAAGATCGATCCCGAGGTGCTGCGGATCATCGAGTCGGCGGCGGGCACGCTGCGCGCGGCCGGCGCCGAGATCGTGCCGGTCGAGCTGCCGCTGGGCCACCGGTACGCCCGCACCGCCGGGTTCACGACCATGCTGTTCGAGTCCGCGCGGCAGTGGTGGCGGGCCTACACCGAGGACCCGTCCGGCCTGCGCGGACGGGCGATCGGGCAGCTCAAGGCCGGCACGGAGGTCACGCAGGAGGACTACGACGCCGCCCGCGCCCGCGCCCGGGAGATCGCCGCCGAGGTGGACGCGGCCTTCACCGAGGTGGACGCCCTGCTGATGCCCACCCTGCCGGTCACCGCCGCACCCGCGGACACCGAGACGGTCGAGGTTGGCGGGCGGGAAGAACCACTCGAAAACGCCTACTACCGGCTCACCGCACTAGCCTCGGTGAGCGGGCATCCCGCACTGACGGTTCCGGCGGGGCTGACCGAAGCCGGTCTCCCGGTCGGCGCCCAGCTCGTCGGGCCACGACGGCGGGAGGCCCTGCTCTGCCTGCTCGGCGGAGTGATCGAAGCCGGTCCACCCGCCCGTGCCCTGGCCCGGGCCCGCACAGGAAGAACGCGCCCATGA